DNA sequence from the Fibrobacter sp. genome:
CGACGCCTGGGTTGGCAAGCAGAAGATGTTCGACCAGTTCAAGGATGTCTGCACCGGTACTGACCGCTGCCCGGATGAACCCGGTCCGGATTGGAACAAGGGCTGCCCGGCCGAAAACCCGGATGGTGACGGCGACGGACTCTGCGACGCCTGGGTTGGCAAGCAGAAGATGTTCGACCAGTTCAAGGATGTATGTAAGGGCACTGACCGTTGCCCGGACGAAGCCGGTCCTGAATGGAACAAGGGCTGCCCGATGGACGACGATCCGGATGCCGATAAGGATGGCGTCTGCTCTGAATGGGTATCCACCAAGAAGCTCCTCGACCAGTTCAAGGATGTCTGCACCGGCCTCGACCGCTGCCCGGATGTTGCGGGTGACGATGGCCACGGCTGTCCGAAGAAGGCCGTCGAAAAGCTCACCGGCGTGACCTTCAAGCCGGGCAAGGCGACCCTCGAATCCAACGCGAAGAACATCCTCAAGGCTGTTGCCAAGAAGCTCAACGAAGACGACAGCTACAAGGAACTGAACATCGTTATCCAGGGCCACACCGACAACAAGGGTAAGGACAAGACGAACCAGAAGCTCTCTGAAAAGCGTGCTCAGGAAGTCATGAAGACCCTCGTGAAGTTCGGCGTGAAGAAGAGCCGTGTCAAGGCCGTTGGTCTCGGCGCTAGCTGCCCGGTCGACGACAACAGCACCGAAGATGGCCGCGAAATGAACCGCCGTATCGAAATGCACTTCGCTACGCCGGAGAACGATGGTACCAAGTGCGAATCTGAATTCGTGCCGTAGTCCTGAGTTAAACTAAAAATTGAATCCCTGCCCTTTGGGTGGGGATTTTTTATATTTGCTTCCATGACAAAACTTGACGAAATTTTGCAGTCCCTCGGGGCGTCGAACCACGACCTGGTCGAGAAACTTCCCGCAAACTTGAACCACAAGATGGTGCAGAAGGCTCGCCTTGGCAAGAAGCCCGTCCCCAAGCACACGCAGGACCTGATTTTGCAGGCGGTGAACATGCTTATGCGCGAAAAGGCTGTCGCCGAAGACAAGGCGGTTAAACAATACAAGCGGGTGGAACTGTTTGCTGATTAAACCCGCTTTGTCACCCTGACGCAGGTCAGGGTCAGCATCATTCTTTAGGCTATTTTATTAAATTACTCATATGCAGCAATACCTAGACTTACTTCGCGATATTCTTGAAAATGGCGTGGACCGTTCCGACCGCACGGGTACGGGAACGCGCTCCGTATTTGGCCGCCAGTGCCGTTACGACCTGTCGCAGGGGTTCCCTTGCCTCACCACAAAGAAACTGCATTTGCGCTCGATTATCCATGAGCTGCTGTGGTTCTTGAAGGGTGACACGAACATCAAGTATTTGCACGACAACAAGGTCACCATCTGGGATGAATGGGCCGACGAGAATGGCGACTTGGGCCCGGTTTATGGTCACCAGTGGCGCAGCTGGCCGACTCCCGACGGTGGCCACATCGACCAGATCCAGAATTTGATCAACAGCCTCAAGAACAATCCCGATTCCCGCAGGCACCTCGTGTGCGCTTGGAACGTTTCTGAAGTCGACAAGATGGCACTGCCGCCTTGTCACTGCCTGTTCCAGTTCTACGTGGGCGGGGTGGGGAAGTCCGGCAAACGCAAACTCAGCTGCCAGCTGTACCAGCGCAGTGCCGACACCTTCCTCGGGGTGCCGTTCAATATCGCGTCTTATGCGCTTTTGACGCTCATGCTCGCACAGGTCTGCGACTACGAACCGGGTGAATTCATCCATACGTTGGGCGATACGCACCTGTATTCAAACCACTTTGAGCAGGCGAAGGAACAGCTCACGCGCAAACCGCGCAAGCTCCCGACCATGAAGCTCAATCCCGAAATCAAGGACCTGTTCGAGTTCAAGTTCGAGGACTTCGAACTCGTGGATTACGACCCGTGGCCGACCATCAAGGCTCCGATCGCTGTTTGATGAACTTGTCATCCTGACGACCAAAGGAGGGATTCATATGACAAACTCAATAAAGGTCAATAAAAAACTAATCTCTGCTATCGTAGCAATTTCTAAGAACAATGTCATCGGGCGTGACGGGCATCTGCCGTGGCACCTGTCTGCGGACCTCAAGCGTTTCAAGGCCATCACGACGGGGCATTCCATAATCCTCGGACGCAAGAACTACGACGATATCGGACGTCCGCTCCCGAACCGCAAGAACTACGTGCTTACGCGCAATGTCGCTTTCAAGGCTCCGGGATGCGTTGTGTGCAACTCGCTCCAGCAGGCAATTAAAGGTGCGCAGGATGACGGCGAGACGGAATGCTTTATTGTTGGCGGTGCTGCCGTTTATCGCGAAGCCATGCCTCTCGTGAAAAAAATGTATGTGACACGCGTTCTTGCCGATGTGGATGGCGATGTGCATTTTCCAGAATGGGGCGAGGGCTGGCGCAAGGTGAGCGAAGAACGCTTTGAAGCCGACGAGAAAAACGACTTCCCGACGGTGTTCGAAGTCTGGGAACGCTAGCGGCGCGCCGCTGCTACAACTTGGAATAACTTTTCCGCAATTTGTAACCCCCGGTTTGCTCGGGGGCGTTTTTTTTGTATAGATTAAACACATGTTGGATTTTAATGTTTTTTACCGTTTGGCTGCTGCGATAGGCATTGGTCTTATCATAGGTATGCAGCGCGAGCACACGTATTCCGACCAGAAGGATAGGCATCCGGCCGGTGTTCGCTCGTTTACGCTTGTGGGCCTTGCCGGCGCCATGACGGCTATGCTTTCGGACCAGATGGGCGGAGTCGCTCCTTTCGTGACGGGTTTCATTGTAATCGGTCTGTTGCTGGTTGCGTCGCACATTTCTTTTGCCATCGCGCACAAGCCGCAGGAAGGCCGCCCCGCTGTCGGGAGTGACGGCGTTACGACGAGTGTCGCGGTGATAGTGGTGTACCTGCTGGGTGCGCTTTCGATGTATGGCCGGCTTCTGGAATCGTGCGTCGTGGTGGTGGTGATGCTCTGGGTGCTTTCGGCTAAGGAACAACTGCATGCCTTTGCGCAGAAACTTTCGAAAGAAGACATTCTTGCGACGGTGAAGTTCGCGGTGATTTCCGCGTTGATATTGCCCTTCTTGCCGAACCAGGCTTATGGCCCGCCCGGGCTGGAAGTCCTGAATCCGCATACGATATGGCTTTTCGTGGTGTTTATTTCGGGCATCGGCTTTGTGGGCTACGTGCTGATAAAACTTGTGGGGCCGGGCAAGGGAATTTGGCTTACCGGCCTTTTGGGCGGGCTTGCCAGCAGTACCGCCCTCACGCTCAACCTGGCGGGCCGCAGTCGCGAGAACGAGGACTACGCCTCGGACTTTACGCTCGGGATTGTGCTCAGTTGGGCGGTGATGTATGTGCGCCTTTATCTTATCTGCATTTTCCTGAGTGGAGCTCTTGCTAAACCTCTATTGCTGCCGCTCTTGCTTCCGGTCGTGCCGGCGCTCGGTTACGCGCTGTTCCTGAAGTTGAGAGAGTTTGGCGACCATCGGCAGAAATCCGCGGACTTCACGAACCCATTCAAGCTTTTGCCCGCCATCAAGTTCGGCGCGGTGTTCACTGGCGTAATGTTTGTCGCGAATGCGGCGCGCGTTTACCTGGGTTCGGGGGCGCTTCTTGCGTGCAGCTTCTTGGGCGGTGCCGCCGAGATGGATGCGGTCGCGTTCTCCGTCATCGACATGAACCTGAAATCGGGCCTCGGCGTGCGTGAACTTGTGCTTGCGCTCCTGTTTGCAAGCCTTGCGAATACGCTTACCAAGGGGGCCCTGGTGTGCTTCCTCGGTGCAAAGTCTATGCGCCGCCCGATAATTCCGGCGGTCGTGCTGATTTGCGCTGTGACTGGTGCCCTTATCGGGTATTACATTTAGGAAAAAACATTTTTTTTCTGCTTTTCTAGTAACTAGTAACTACTGACTAGTAACTCTATTTGCTATATTTACCACGCAAAAGAGGTACTTTATGAAACTTTTGCCAGAAGCTTTGACGTTTGATGACGTCCTACTCGTTCCCGCAGAATCTTCTGTCTTGCCGGCCCAGACCGACGTGAGCACACAGCTCGCCAGCAATATCAAGCTGAACATTCCTATTATCAGTGCCGCCATGGATACCGTTACGACGGCTCCTTTGGCTATTTCGCTTGCTCTGCAGGGCGGTCTCGGCATTATCCACAAGAATATGAGCGTTGAAGACCAAGCTGAAGAAGTCCGCAAGGTCAAGCGCTGGCAGTCCGGTATCGTCACCAATCCGGTGACCCTCGATGCCGATGAGCCGGTATCCGCTGCATTTGAACTCCGCGCCCGCAACAAGGTGAGCGGTTTCCCGATCCTCTCGAAGGGCAAGCTCGTCGGCATGCTCACGAGCCGTGACCTCCGCACCGTTAGCGACATGAACGTGAAGATCCGTTCCGTGATGACGAAGAACCCGGTGACGGCGAGCCCCAAGGTGAGCCTCGCCAAGGCTAAGGAAATTTTGGCCGAAAAGCGTATCGAAAAGCTCCCGCTGGTGGATGCTTCCGGTGCCCTGAAGGGCCTCATCACGATGACCGACATTTTGAAGCGCGAAAACAACCCGAACGCTAGCCTCGACAAGAATGGCCAGTTGCTCGTGGGTGCCGCGGTTAGCACGTCTGCCAATACGCTCGAACGCGTGGCGGCCCTTGTGGATGCCGGTGTGGACCTGTTGATTATCGATACGGCCCATGGTCATCACATTGGTGTGCGTAACATGGTGAAGACCGTTCGCAAGAAATACCCGAAGCTCACGATTTGCGCCGGTAACGTCTGCACGCCGGAAGCTGTTGAAGAACTCGCCAAGTGCGGTGCCAACATCGTCAAGGTGGGTATCGGTCCGGGTTCCATCTGCACGACTCGTATCGTGGCTGGAGTCGGTTATCCGCAGTTCTCCGCCGTGGTGGAATGCGGCAAGGCTGCCCGCAAGGTCGGCGTGAAGATTATTGCCGACGGTGGTCTCAAGTTCTCTGGCGACATCGTGAAGGCTCTCGCCGCCGGTGGTCACGCCGTGATGGTGGGCTCTCTCTTTGCCGGTACCGAAGAAGCTCCGGGTGAAGTCATTCTCGCCGATGGCCGTAGCTACAAGAGCTACCGCGGCATGGGCTCCCTCGGCGCCATGAAGGCCGGTTCTGCTGACCGTTACTTCCAGGGTGGCGTTCAGGAACCGCGCAAGTTCGTTCCGGAAGGCATCGAAGGCCGCGTCCCGTACAAGGGACCGCTCCGCGACACCGTTTACCAGCTCATTGGCGGTATCCATTCTGCAATGGGTTATGCCGGTGCTGCGAACCTCGAAGAACTCTACAAGAAGGCAACGTTCGTCCGCATCACGGGCGCAGGCCTCCGCGAATCGCACCCGCACGACGTGACGATCACGAAGGAAGCCCCGAACTACCGCACGGGCGACTAAGGTCCCTGAGCTTGCCGAAGGGCCGCAAGTAGAATCCTTGTAAAGAAAAGCCCGCGATTCAAGTCGCGGGTTTTCTTGTGGGGTGTTTTTACAGGGAACGTTTGGAACGTGAAATATTAAAAGGAGATTATATGAAGATTGTTAATTTATTTGCAATATCCGTTGTTACATTTTTCTTGATGAATTTTGCCGGTTGTTCTGCCAACCGCCAGTTCCTTGATTCGACGTGGACGCAGAAACCGGCGAAGATGAAGATTCTTTTTACGAAGCCTACCGTTTTGGTTGGAGATGAAAAGATCAATACACCGGAACCGGCTTTGGATTATTTTTGGAGGAATAACGGAGATCCCGAGATACCCGCATCGATGGAAGCAATTTCGGACTGGTTCAAGGTTAAGGTCGACAATGTAATGCAGTTCAATTCGAATGTCCCGAGCGTGGTGGAGAAGGTTTCGAAAAAGAAAATCTCACGTGATACCGAGAATATGGATGGGGTCGAGGTCAATATTCCCAAGGTGGAATCGATGTCAGATAGCTTTGATGTTTATTTGATTCTAGACGAGATTCAGATGAAGGTTTCGAAGGTTGTAAACACGATGACTGTGGGGCCTACCGTAAATCCGGCTACCGGCATGCCTGGGGCTGGAAGCTATCTGACGTTCAAGGGCGAATCTACTAGAATTGATGCGAATTATGTCATTTATGATGTGAAGACAGGAAAACGCCTAGCATACGGGCACCTAGAAGACGATATGTACCATGAAGATGTTGCCGCTGAAACGGGTTGGTACGATAACGTTCGTGATTTGATGCTGAAAATACTGGTCCAGACTCCGGTAACCCGGTTCAAGTAAATTGAAAAGGCCTGTCCATGTGGACGGGCCTTTTGCGTAAGTTTTATGTGCGTTTAGAAGTCCCAGCAATCTTCGTACAGGGGCGTACTGAGGATGCCGAGGGAATCGGCTTCTTTGGCTTTTTCTTCGGCGACGGCCTTGTCCAGGTCGCATTTCCTTTGATTGGGAGCATCTGTTGTCTTGTAGCAATATGCGGGCTTTACGCAGGCTTTCTGCGAGCCGCCTCCGTCACAGCCTATTAGGCAGAAAGCTGCGGCTAAAAAAACGATAGAAAGAATCTTGTCCATGAACATCCTCCTTTTTTCCTATAATCTATAATTATTAAGGGATAAAGCAATACTTTGGACAAAAAAAATTTTCTACATTGTGTATGATGTTTAAGTTTTTGACAAAATGGCTTTTTCTTCCGGCGCTGATAGCCTTGTTTGCGTCTTGCGCCGATGACGAAGAAGGTACTGAGTTCCTGTTCAACCGCGAGGTCATGGAATTGAGCGTCATTCGCGGTTGTGCCGACCAAAATGATACTTCTGCTTGTTATCGCGTGCGTTTCAGCCTGCCTATCAAGAAGGATGACTTGGCCTGTATCCGTGTATGGCTCGATACCACAGTGGTGGACGATACCTCGAAGGCAGTTTCTTCGAAGCAGATAGACAATTCGACGATGTGTCTCGAGTACGATGAGGAGTCGAACAAGCAGGCAGACACGTTAGACCTTACCAAGGAAGTCAAGGAGTTCCTCGACAAGGATTATGACAGTCTCCAGGTTGCGTTCTTCTGTGAATATTCCGATGACGGAGATCCGGGTGCAGTTCAGCGCGTATTCCTGCATTTTAAGGACGACCTGCCGCCTTCGAGCGTGAACATTCCCGATCCCATCACGTGGACTGACGGGGCCGAATTCGAATGGCACCGTTCAACTGACCAGACTGATTTTTACAAACCCGCTGAACTTTCCGGAATTATTTTCGGCTACAACGTCGTCATCTATGCGGAAGACAGCGAGGAAGACTTGAGCAATATCAAGGTTATCCTGACTACGCCGGAAGGTGTCGATTCTACGGGTAAAAAGCTTTACCATCGCCACGCTCGTATAAGGTCTGACAAGGATTCCGTGTGGCTTGATTCTGTACCGCGGAGCGAAAAGAAGAAGAACGTATTGCGCATCGCCGTACTCGACGGCAAGGGGTTCGATTTTGATAACGATTCCTTGAACCGTTACAGCATGGTTATACGTGGACTTCACCCGATGTCGGTGTACACGATTGGCATTGCCGCTTGGGATGCCGTCGGAAACAAGTCGTGCACTGAGTGCCTTTCGGAACCGAAGAACAACAAGCGCTTCGATACGACTGATTCTGTCGCACCTGTCATGGCCACAAAGCTTTACTTTGTCGAGGACACGCTGTTCCCGGGAATGGCCCGCCTCGACAGCAACAACAGGCTCCGCATCTTTTGGAACATAAGCGTGGATCCGTTCGTGGTCGACCATCCGATTAAGTCCGATACGGTGCTCCTCGTCCCGGATACGTGCAAATTCTCCCTGTGCTACGATACGGTCGCCACCTACGTGATTGAGCATTACGATGAGAATGCGAAGGAAT
Encoded proteins:
- a CDS encoding thymidylate synthase translates to MQQYLDLLRDILENGVDRSDRTGTGTRSVFGRQCRYDLSQGFPCLTTKKLHLRSIIHELLWFLKGDTNIKYLHDNKVTIWDEWADENGDLGPVYGHQWRSWPTPDGGHIDQIQNLINSLKNNPDSRRHLVCAWNVSEVDKMALPPCHCLFQFYVGGVGKSGKRKLSCQLYQRSADTFLGVPFNIASYALLTLMLAQVCDYEPGEFIHTLGDTHLYSNHFEQAKEQLTRKPRKLPTMKLNPEIKDLFEFKFEDFELVDYDPWPTIKAPIAV
- a CDS encoding dihydrofolate reductase gives rise to the protein MTNSIKVNKKLISAIVAISKNNVIGRDGHLPWHLSADLKRFKAITTGHSIILGRKNYDDIGRPLPNRKNYVLTRNVAFKAPGCVVCNSLQQAIKGAQDDGETECFIVGGAAVYREAMPLVKKMYVTRVLADVDGDVHFPEWGEGWRKVSEERFEADEKNDFPTVFEVWER
- a CDS encoding MgtC/SapB family protein, which encodes MAAAIGIGLIIGMQREHTYSDQKDRHPAGVRSFTLVGLAGAMTAMLSDQMGGVAPFVTGFIVIGLLLVASHISFAIAHKPQEGRPAVGSDGVTTSVAVIVVYLLGALSMYGRLLESCVVVVVMLWVLSAKEQLHAFAQKLSKEDILATVKFAVISALILPFLPNQAYGPPGLEVLNPHTIWLFVVFISGIGFVGYVLIKLVGPGKGIWLTGLLGGLASSTALTLNLAGRSRENEDYASDFTLGIVLSWAVMYVRLYLICIFLSGALAKPLLLPLLLPVVPALGYALFLKLREFGDHRQKSADFTNPFKLLPAIKFGAVFTGVMFVANAARVYLGSGALLACSFLGGAAEMDAVAFSVIDMNLKSGLGVRELVLALLFASLANTLTKGALVCFLGAKSMRRPIIPAVVLICAVTGALIGYYI
- the guaB gene encoding IMP dehydrogenase, with translation MKLLPEALTFDDVLLVPAESSVLPAQTDVSTQLASNIKLNIPIISAAMDTVTTAPLAISLALQGGLGIIHKNMSVEDQAEEVRKVKRWQSGIVTNPVTLDADEPVSAAFELRARNKVSGFPILSKGKLVGMLTSRDLRTVSDMNVKIRSVMTKNPVTASPKVSLAKAKEILAEKRIEKLPLVDASGALKGLITMTDILKRENNPNASLDKNGQLLVGAAVSTSANTLERVAALVDAGVDLLIIDTAHGHHIGVRNMVKTVRKKYPKLTICAGNVCTPEAVEELAKCGANIVKVGIGPGSICTTRIVAGVGYPQFSAVVECGKAARKVGVKIIADGGLKFSGDIVKALAAGGHAVMVGSLFAGTEEAPGEVILADGRSYKSYRGMGSLGAMKAGSADRYFQGGVQEPRKFVPEGIEGRVPYKGPLRDTVYQLIGGIHSAMGYAGAANLEELYKKATFVRITGAGLRESHPHDVTITKEAPNYRTGD